One stretch of Armigeres subalbatus isolate Guangzhou_Male chromosome 2, GZ_Asu_2, whole genome shotgun sequence DNA includes these proteins:
- the LOC134210607 gene encoding retinoblastoma-like protein 2 has product MTNISEGEKLREDHRDICGQLNIDAATEEQSWNSFQATQKAYNLDVDQLHWLGCALFIICRKKVTPTVGNTNSVLQGNCVSMTRLLRLCKINLHEFFKKIDQWMMMTSQPEACRNAISSLQHNFVVAMFIYQKFRDVFPTIFVAPSEDEQRRGKKSKPQPCTPEQLYKFCWKLFICAKAEYPDQKGDLVKSYNMLLCCLDLVYANVIADRRTDLVNPSFAGLPEDFIINPDKIPKEPVCIIEHIKEDNCSSVIMDIRDNIWSNTIQKFSQEKVLCGDAKTLLGFITVANFENNLKSLDSKYNTFILSNGEFDESIALEQKTAEGGSIFPSVKSELSMSGTPERIPLYQQTPLNSRSTRYAAHHVTSKFTPISTANASVAKLRMKLMISNTGEGQSSFKELLRTCNPDPSNTVTARVSQLQTKFVKHMLDQNWNPQAIASRWDMIQTLYYRLLELIIRAERKRMRSNIVKELCCEEMFNQTLLVCSAEIVSFAHNLQHNFPLILTVFDMPPFIFYRIIEMVVKHHNDLLSGEIIKYLTIIENQCIESLVWQNSSPLWDVMKNIGYKVPYAKDVECSIDLSGITPHKPNDSASKTNSQQKLESTPSTSTSTPSSNNGQPVRKPPNPDSAKKRLFLMDEDEPSKTETSGNEPTPESEASQEKKDTPKEPTAAISFMSPFKAPIPNGSASKRKPGSSSLNLFFRKYYSTAALRMRHLCTQLKLSPEMMVEIWTIFEYSVVKCTKELICDRHLDQMVMCSIYLYARIKKHTKKFADIMKAYRTLPQSYSHVYRSVFISRGSAEQQQLAQQDGPISNTEGGTESRRVLPGDMAGVSVQHGDEERGDIIRFYNTVYITKMQSLATLFGSEDGRSLMLSPLPKTTNRCLLQSPKKIDNRYSLYVTHMDRSSDLKESPNAITIPFSASPAKFHELQKINQLVKSAPQNSCKRSLSDLESYEQPTMKPKCRKLDRLLSDRQQQESNVNPK; this is encoded by the exons ATGACGAACATTAGTGAGGGTGAAAAACTCCGGGAGGATCATCGGGACATTTGCGGGCAGCTGAACATCGATGCCGCAACCGAGGAACAATCATGGAACTCCTTCCAAGCAACCCAAAAGGCGTACAACTTGGAC GTTGACCAATTGCACTGGCTAGGATGTGCGCTTTTCATCATTTGCCGCAAAAAGGTGACGCCCACCGTTGGGAACACCAACTCCGTACTACAGGGCAACTGCGTCTCGATGACGCGACTTTTGAGGCTGTGCAAGATCAA CTTGCATGAGTTCTTCAAAAAGATCGACCAATGGATGATGATGACGTCGCAACCGGAGGCATGCCGCAATGCAATCAGCAGTTTGCAGCACAATTTCGTCGTCGCGATGTTCATCTATCAGAAGTTTCGCGATGTATTTCCGACGATCTTCGTTGCACCCAGCGAAGATGAGCAGCGACGTGGGAAGAAATCGAAGCCCCAACCGTGCACCCCAGAGCAGCTGTACAAGTTCTGCTGGAAGCTGTTCATCTGCGCCAAGGCAGAGTATCCGGATCAAAAAGGCGATTTAGTTAAATCGTACAATATGCTTTTGTGCTGCCTAGATCTGGTCTACGCCAATGTTATTGCTGACCGTCGTACCGATTTGGTTAACCCAAGCTTTGCCGGTTTGCCGGAGGACTTCATCATCAATCCAGacaaaattccaaaggaacCGGTGTGCATAATCGAACATATTAAAGAGGACAATTGCAGTTCGGTCATAATGGACATCAGAGATAACATCTGGAGTAACACGATTCAAAAGTTTTCTCAGGAAAAGGTACTTTGTGGCGATGCGAAAACTCTGCTGGGATTCATAACGGTTGCAAACTTTGAGAACAATCTCAAATCGCTGGACAGCAAGTACAACACCTTCATTTTGAGCAATGGTGAGTTTGATGAGAGCATAGCTCTTGAGCAGAAAACTGCCGAAGGAGGATCTATCTTCCCATCAGTCAAGTCGGAACTATCAATGTCTGGCACTCCGGAACGTATTCCGCTTTATCAACAGACCCCGTTGAATAGCCGCAGTACCCGCTATGCTGCCCATCACGTCACCTCCAAATTCACCCCGATTTCTACCGCAAATGCCTCGGTAGCCAAGCTTCGTATGAAGCTGATGATAAGCAACACCGGTGAAGGGCAAAGTTCATTTAAAGAATTGCTCCGCACATGCAACCCAGATCCGTCCAACACAGTGACGGCTCGAGTATCGCAACTGCAGACGAAATTCGTCAAGCATATGCTTGATCAGAACTGGAACCCTCAAGCCATAGCTAGCCGATGGGACATGATACAGACACTGTACTACCGACTGCTTGAGCTCATCATCCGCGCTGAGCGGAAACGGATGCGGAGTAACATAGTGAAAGAACTGTGCTGCGAAGAGATGTTCAACCAAACACTGCTCGTTTGCAGTGCGGAGATCGTTAGCTTTGCTCATAACTTGCAGCACAACTTTCCGCTGATTCTGACGGTGTTCGATATGCCGCCTTTCATCTTCTATCGGATTATCGAGATGGTGGTAAAGCACCACAACGATCTCCTTTCGGGAGAGATCATTAAGTATCTGACTATT attgaaaACCAGTGCATTGAATCGCTTGTTTGGCAAAATTCGTCCCCATTGTGGGATGTAATGAAAAACATTGGTTATAAAGTGCCTTATGCCAAGGACGTAGAATGCTCTATTGACCTATCGGGTATCACGCCGCATAAACCCAATGACAGTGCCAGCAAAACTAATAGTCAACAAAAGTTAG AATCTACCCCGTCAACGTCGACGTCCACGCCATCGAGCAACAACGGTCAACCGGTACGGAAGCCACCCAATCCAGATTCGGCCAAGAAGCGTTTGTTCCTGATGGATGAAGATGAGCCATCAAAGACCGAAACATCTGGCAACGAACCGACGCCAGAGTCAGAAGCATCACAGGAGAAAAAAGATACTCCGaaag AACCTACGGCAGCGATCTCATTCATGTCACCTTTCAAGGCACCTATTCCGAATGGATCCGCTTCGAAACGCAAGCCTGGGAGTTCTTCATTAAATCTGTTCTTCCGAAAG TATTATTCCACCGCGGCTCTGCGGATGAGACACCTGTGCACGCAGTTAAAACTCTCGCCGGAAATGATGGTGGAAATATGGACCATCTTCGAGTACTCAGTGGTCAAGTGTACCAAGGAGCTGATCTGCGACCGCCACCTGGATCAGATGGTCATGTGTTCGATCTATCTGTACGCCAGAATCAAAAAGCACACGAAAAAGTTCGCCGACATCATGAAGGCCTACCGCACCCTGCCGCAATCGTACAGCCATGTGTATCGGAGTGTCTTCATATCGCGTGGTTCGGCAGAGCAACAACAACTGGCACAACAGGACGGGCCCATTAGCAATACAGAAGGGGGAACGGAATCGCGTCGTGTGCTTCCAGGGGATATGGCGGGGGTTTCCGTCCAGCATGGAGACGAAGAGCGGGGCGACATCATTCGGTTCTACAACACGGTGTACATCACGAAGATGCAGAGCTTGGCCACTCTATTTGGCAGCGAGGACGGG CGCTCGCTTATGTTATCCCCACTGCCAAAAACAACAAATCGATGTTTGCTGCAATCGCCGAAAAAGATCGACAACCGATATTCGTTGTATGTCACTCACATGGACAGAAGTAGCGACCTGAAGGAATCCCCCAATGCCATCACTATCCCATTTTCTGCTAGTCCGGCGAAG ttCCACGAGCTACAGAAGATCAATCAGTTAGTCAAAAGCGCTCCGCAAAACTCCTGCAAGCGTAGTCTGAGCGATCTGGAATCGTACGAGCAGCCTACGATGAAGCCCAAGTGCAGGAAGTTGGACCGGCTACTTTCGGACCGCCAACAACAGGAAAGCAATGTCAACCCTAAGTAA